The DNA segment AATAAtctcttttattgatttattcaggTATTGGGTGGGGGTGATTGGTGTGGAGAGCCTCTCCACCTTGCAGGCACCTCGGAGGACTAATAATCACCTGGAGAGCTTCCACGCTAGGATGTTGGCTGCATTCGGCGTCAACCTGGATGTGTGCAGTTTTATACGTAAGTAGCTGCAATGATACATTAAAATTGCATTATAAGATAGGTATTTTACTTCCAACATATTAAGCCTACTGGCTGTCATGACATAAAATTAACTCTACCACACATAATGAATGAGTAAAATCTAAAATTGTTGAACTTTATTTATATGTCACGCTACCTTCCTATTCAGAATACATTCTACGGAGGTTACTTTTTCACATTCCTATTGGCCATTGATGAATATCCGAAATATTTTAGAAGTTACTTACACTCTCACTCTTAAACACAGTTGCTGAAATGGTTGTGACATTTGTCATACCAGTGGATTAGCCTACCAAGAAGTCCTCTCCATAAAATATGCCACCAGATTGGTTCAAGTGGGCTAAGATGTTGTTTTGGAGCTCAAGTTATTATacaaatgattatttattgattttttagtcattcatacaacaagcacattatcaaaatgatagggagaggaaaaaataaagtaaccttgtgctattcctctcccaaatgtaGATAGCACATATtgtagtccgaaataggttaggtcttgtagttcttcaattcacaaaatttccagtcctcaagtattttcacaaaggagattttcaaatttagatgcttaaaaactgaacatagaagatatatttcacattattataactagaataggaaatatttacatattaaaaatataaatttgaagagttaccgaaaaacaaacggttcttgtttttttttcaggaaaattgaGAGAAGTTGAGAGATCATCATTTGATGATTTACAACGTATAGACAGAGACAATCCGCAACGAGTGCGTAGGGCTCGAAGTGACAACAACGCCAACTCTGATGCAATCAGGATGGCGCTGCGGCGATTAACGCGCCAGGAAATTACACTAATAAATTTCCTGACGACGGTGAGCCATTGTGCTGACAACCTGATAGAACGGGGATTTGTCCAACAGCACAATGGCCTCCAGGAAGCGGTCGTCGTTGACGAGGAAATAATTGAGTGGATGTTGCCAGTGGCAggagaggaggtggtggtggcaGCAGAAAATGTAAGGCCACCTACCCGACGCCGCCGAAGAAGACAGCAGCGAGTCCTGCAGCGTCCCATCGAAGCCCAGCAGTAGCCACATGCAGTCCCACGGTTGAGCAATTGCGTGATTTGTTTGAACAATGAATGTACGCACATTGCTCTTCCGTGTGGGCACATTTGCATGTGCGAGGAATGTGCCGAGCAAAATCTATTGCACATGAACGGGCAGCCCTGTTGACCACTATGCAACATACATTGTACACACTATCAGAGGGTGTACTTAAATTTTCAGTAAGCAGCAATAAGCAggtaggctcaactcacacttaggcgagtcaggtcgagaagagtctcgactctagtcgagagcatgtgtttccaaatggtgacactcagaccagtcgattttAGTCTCCGCgattgtcaccatttgaaaacaaaacgagtctcttctcggcctgaatcgcgtaagtgtgagttgagcctaagagtcatcaaggaaaaataattattgtaatgtaaagtATATAATACAGGCTGTGTGAAAAGTccaagaacggcttaatatctcatacacaaaaaatgtgatttgacggtgggtgtgattggttCCTATACTCTTTCttccctttctgctttgaatattattgattaataatgtgaatatctttgaaacagtttgagatgtcgatatgcggtttttgcaattcattttttcttgaaattccgtctTGAAATCATATATCGCATGATCACCttcctttaaaaaaaatatggcagaccagatttttgaaatcatagtaaagtagtattttcaatatgaGTAGGATCcacaatcacacccaccgtcaaattacctttttgtataagatattaagccgttctcggacttttcacccactcggTATAATGTGCTATATAAATGataatcgagcctcaaattttgacattcaataacttttttatgtgtgcaccgaatttgatgatttttatagttgtgttcgttatgttcaggaccacttttatggcctatcaaatttataatccgacttctgGACTCTTTCCAACGGTCCTTCAAAGTCTATATGTAATCTGTATGGTAGAAGATTTGtaagctggccacacacagaaataaaaatcacctgttataatcattgcgtcatacagcAGCCGTcagtagatagtagacaagagtgtgtgctgatccataaccgcccatgtatttcatgctatagtgaggtccacgttataatggcagtgtgtgatttgcaatggtgttgctatccttgtctatcgttcaacaaaacagatggcgctatctctttcacgcattgcgatgttgccacatcgtttatcaacaatgtagaaatttaaCTACCTaagtaattgacaaaatattttatctcaatcatgaatatttattattacatctttaaaaaatatattttcttggcaaataaaataactatttttaacaataattaacagttaaattcatcagatataccagtatcagctgtttgggtggcaaggctgagatctggcaacccttttctcctatcttcctacactgccaatataacgtggaactcactataaaggccccgactaaaaacaaaaagatctggtgtggcgcactcacacaactttccttgccgttataaaaattgatcacctgacgctagtgttcacgcgcatctcaagtgtacgattcaaagatctgagccagctggtgacaggacaataacgctggagacacacgaggactcttcatagtgaatgatttaatagaatcaacagtagttgccaacagtttggaattgaataatcacattttctcgaacttcgagcttatttcctattttaggtgaaaatgttactaatcattaattgtagatattttcatgctcaatcttttccacttgaaatttttagtttctattgtatctgaagcctgataattgggaatctaaaatcaaactttgcatagatggatggagctcctgaaatttttacagatatgggacacacatacagaccaataaccaaaaaccacttttttggactcaggggaccttgaaacgtatagaaatgtcGAAATttggataccttaattttttcggaaagcaatactttccttacctatggtaatagggcaaggaaagtaatgactgttctgtgtgtaaccatgcAGGAATCCCCAGGAGCAATAGTTTCAGGGATGTTCCTCTTGAAGTAGAATAGATCGTCTCTGTCCCTCCACTGTGGCCCAAAATGAACCGCCAACAGTTTGTTAACATCATGAAGCTTGGCTGGTTTTACTGGAACATCCTTTTCAATCACCGAAGGATTAATTTGCAAAACACTCCTATTTCCTTttagaatcaatcaatcaatcaatcaaattatttattgtcacacaacattaaaatgttacaacaacgtcattaataacacagaaaacatcaatttaaaaaatctattacaaagaaatcttcaactttatataaacattcattgaccagtacttttttcaaatatttacagtaactattaaagctcattcttttgatattttcaggcaaagcgttataaagttttattgacatGTATTGCCAGTTTTTTTGAGAACTTGTAAATTGGCAATACTCGACTCTTATATTATTCCTATGTCTAGTGTTATGTTGGTGTATCCTAGAGTTAACATCAtattcattttcagttttcttcACTGAATCAAGCATGacaatacatacaaagatggcagtGTTAATAGTCAgagttcaataaataatgatttgcaTGGAGTACGAGGAGCCTTGTGGCAAATTATTCTTACTGCTTTcttttgacatttaaacaagatGTCAGTAGTTGAGCCATTGCCCCACAGCTGGATTCCATATAGCAAAAGGCTATGAATATGGGCAAAGTAAACACTCATTAGAACAGACAtatctacaatattacataatCTACGTAAAAGGAAGATGCccttgttgatttttttataaatatatgttaTATGGCATTTCCAAGTCAGGTTGGTATCAATTTTCACTCCAAGAAACTTAATTGAGTTTATGTCATTAATTTTTCTGTCAAAGCTAAAAGTTATATCCTCTGTTTTTGTGGAATTAATGCTCAAATTGTTTGCTGCACACCAATCTTCAATTTTAGAGGTATTATTCAGTATGTTAGAATACAAATGATCCTTATTCTTATTAGCTACCTTTAAACCtaagtcatcagcaaacaaataCGAAGCACTATCGTCATTACAAGAGTTAATAATATTAggcaaatcattaatataaacaatGAATAACAGTGGACCAAGAATGGAACCTTGTGGTACGCCGTATTTGACTATTCCACCTCTAGAATACTcgccattttttaaaacataCTGTACTCTATTTGTAAGATAGGAATAAATAAGGTCAACAGCCAATTGATTCAACCCGTAATAAGATAGTTTATGACATAATATAGTATGATCAACAGTTTCAAACGCTTTGGTCATATCAAAACTTCTAAATTTGACATATTTATGGTTTTCCAGATCGTTGATTACTTCTTTTACAAGCCTCAAAACATTGTCGCATGTACTACGATTCCTcctaaaaccatattggttatcagAGAGTAGTCTATTATGTTCAAAATAAGCTGTTAATTGAGCGTaaagaagtttttcaaaaatttttgatattatGTAAACTATACATATCGGCCTATAGTTATCAATAATCGATCTAACACCTTTCTTATAAACTGGTATTAACTtgacttttttcaaatcatccGGAAACAACCCTAGGCTCAAGCACTTATTAAAGATTACAGTCAACACCTCTGCAATATTTGGAGCTGCCAATTTCAAGATGAATGAGTTTAATCCATAGATATCTAGAGTATTGGAATTGTTCATATCATTTATTGCTGCAAAAACCTCTTCCACCTTGAAGTCTTTAATTGCAAAACAAACCTTTGGCTTAGGAACTTTGTTGATATAATAGTCATGCTTGAGATTACTCTCAGGAATACTTCTACTAAGTTGTTCTACTTTATCTAGAAAAAAcctgttaatttcattttcggTCATGTTGCATTCATTTTTACCTGATTTACAATTaacactaatattattatttattattctccaaGCTGCTTTTGTCTTATTgttactatttttattattgaattattataatttaactTAGCTTTTTTTATAGCAGAGCGATAATATTTTCTCAACTTAAGGTATTCTTGTTTCATCTCTTCACTAGGAGAATTTCTAAGTAAATAATACAGACTTTCACATTTACTCTTCAACTTGCGTAATTCAGAACTGTACCAGTTATTTTTACTTCtatttacttttgtttttatttttttacgcaATGGGAAAGCCAAATTTACTGCCCACATGAATAGTTTTTGGAACTCACGAATCTGATCAATGACATCTGTCAATTCATACACTTgtatccaatttatttgttgaagacTTTCTAGGAAGATATATATTGCTCTCATTTAATTCTCTAGTCAAAATAACTTCTTtgtttaaaatgttattattatcattttctaattttagttTAAGGCCTATAGCAAAGTGATCTGAAAAAACAGTGTAAACAATCTTGCTTTCCCATCTACTAGAATGGATGtctgttacaatattatcaatgcaTGAGCCACCTGTATCATTAGGCCTTGTAATCTCATGCGTAGTTACATGCAAATTAAaacttattaataaattaatcagaTCATCTCTTTGACTAGACTGAACATTAAAATCAACATTAAAATCTGCACAAAGAATAacattaaattttttaaaagtaaacAGGAAACTGAACATTTGATTAAGAATGactagaaaattattaaatttatttacatcCCTACTATATGGTCTATAGACAGACAAAacaatcaaaagtaatattagAACTATTATTATCTAGATTTTTACTAATATTATCAGTCCTTTCACTATTAGTAATAATTGCAGATGATAAATCATTGTCAGTTGCTAAGAGTTTAAATTATCTGCCAACATACTAGAAGAGACGCTTTGTTTTGtgcattccaaaacttcaaTAGATGATATGAGGTTGACCTTACATGGAAGAGAAATAGGTGCAGTCAAATtcgattttgaaaaatgatctttAACGTACTTGATAATTCTATCACTAACAAGTTTTCTTCCAAGCCTATTCATATGCATTCCGTGATTTGTGAAAAACCTACGTCCTATATCACTAATGCCTATGAATTTCACGTGAGAGTAAAGATTGCAGATTTTGAAAATCTCACTATTCGTCTCCCTTACTGCCACGTTGACGCACGACCAGTCAGCCAAATCATAACGTAGAGGAATCGAGAGAACAAAGACGTTTGTTTTGTAGAGAGCCGCCAAACTCCTCCTCAGAGCCACAAGAACATTCTTAGCCTCATTACTACTAACATCATTCGAACCGGCTTGAATGACAACAGAGTCCTTCTCCCCAAAACTCTAAAAATCATCCGGCAAGACGTCCTGAAACTTAGCTCCCGGTTTCACAAAAGAAGTAAAGTTGTAGTCATTCTTGATGAATTCTCTGTAGACATTTCTTCCGTGACTGTCAGCAAAGTAATGTATTTTTATCTTACCCCCAATATCTGAGTTCTTTGGAATACTATTGTTTTTGTACTTGTTTGAAATCTTATTAGTTCCCAGCAAATCCTTGGATTGATGATTCACACACTTTCCCGACTTAACAAACAATTCGTCATAGAGAGACCTCCATTTATTTGTCTCTTCCCGATCCAACACTCTCTCATTTCTCAGTCACATTGTCTGCCTCCAGCGCTTCAATAGAAGTTGACATTGATTGTAATCTCCCCGTTAGAGAGTTATTCTCATCCCTGAGTGACTCAATGATCCCATTTAAGTCCTGACTTTGACTCAAATTCTCAGACTTTAACTGATCTACCTCATTTTTTAAATCCTGTACATATTTTATGAGGTCATCTCTTTGTTGTAATAATTCCAGCTCACGAATACTTTGAGTGTCGTCATCCCTAACCGTTCTAATATTTGGTGTATTAACACCCATATCACGTGATCTTTGAGTGGATTCCTCACGTGGTGATTGTAATGGAGTATCCACACTTTCCTCCAAAAATGAATGCTTATGAGATCCAGAACTTCCAGTAACCTTTTTCATCTCACTATCAGTTTTCACCGTGGCGGAACATCCAATTGTCAAACAGCGCCATGAGATATGACCATTAGATAAAATATTACCCCTTCTATAGCTGAATCCATCCACCTTTATGCCCTGTTTTCCCCTTTTCGTTTCAAAAATGTAAATTGACATGATATCTGTTATAAAGACAATTATCAACAGaagattcaattattatttagacTTTTGTATTCTATCACAATCCAAGCAAT comes from the Nilaparvata lugens isolate BPH chromosome 1, ASM1435652v1, whole genome shotgun sequence genome and includes:
- the LOC120352467 gene encoding uncharacterized protein LOC120352467; translated protein: MLAAFGVNLDVCSFIHRDNPQRVRRARSDNNANSDAIRMALRRLTRQEITLINFLTTVSHCADNLIERGFVQQHNGLQEAVVVDEEIIEWMLPVAGEEVVVAAENVRPPTRRRRRRQQRVLQRPIEAQQ